A genomic window from Scophthalmus maximus strain ysfricsl-2021 chromosome 17, ASM2237912v1, whole genome shotgun sequence includes:
- the LOC118288724 gene encoding NACHT, LRR and PYD domains-containing protein 12 isoform X1 — MTSLKETLWLTLEDLRAEEFKQLKWHLQQADIMHTIVPHGEAYRAIPTTRLEKADRQDTVDQMVQIYNLRGALEVTRGVLIKINRNDLVQQLPNITATSKAAWEVDVGDVGISSENRRDLMVPVPKPPQPITSYQKMLQSNLQNRFICVHEGLSDMEDKKLLDDIYTELYITDGGNMQINRQHEVRQIEMAARQPAKIEISVKPSDIFKHPSGKYRPIRTVLTNGIAGIGKTFLVQKFILDWAEGRNNQDVHLIFPFTFRQLNLLKGKRFCLAKLIHKCIRETKDITEDALNYIFTTLQTSGNTNYDKSKFKLLFVLDGLDENRLQLDFTAKETKVLDVTNSTGVEGLLMNLIKGTLLPSSRLWITTRPAAANQISLELVDMVSEVRGFTDPQKEEYFTKKFSHHGHADRIISHIRASRSLYIMCYIPVFCWITATVLQDVLQTSEGVELPKTLTEMYTEFLAFQMKQTKEKYGTKKCIRYIESLAKLAFHQLEKGNIIFYEEDLKHSGIDLSEASMYSGVFTQIFKRERWRKKDKEKGRMFSFVHLSIQEFLAAFYVQLSLVNGSKNVMAESQAVSRNLGGFFCKTSATEVHRSAIDKALASPEGHLDLFLRFLLGLSLQTNKDLLADLLGRKPMSPSSNQETIQYIKEKIEQDLSPERSINLFHCLNELNDHSLVEDIQDYISSGCIFQRYLTPAQWSGLVFILLSSEKKHDVFDLKKYSASHGGLLRLLPVFQDSTTYLWCPPLFVSFRLSGCNLSDTSFKALVSVLTSEQSKVRELDLSSNNPDDVGVTALSAALENPCCRVESLRLSACNLSEGNCDSLASVLGSGSSNLRELDLGDNNLQDSGVKLLAAGLESPHCTLESLRLNLCKLSSVSCEALASVLSSRSSCLRQLDLSNNDLLDSGVKLLAAGLANPRCRLETLRLSGCLVTEEGCASLASALSSNPSHLRELDLSYNHPGVSGAAPLSAGLDDPRWRLDTLKVDPSGVCWLKSGLRKYAGELTLDLNTAHRDLVLSDGNRSVTKGDDEQPYPDGPERFCDVFQLLCREGLTGRHYWEVEWKGRVWIGAAYSGISRSGKAVHCLLGGNEKSWCLECTDDAYYSWHNKSITSIWFHPLDTTRVAAYLDWPAGTLSFYRLSSDTVTHLYTFYSTFDEPVYPGFWIGLNCSATLCQMEEEAEEEELSPV; from the exons ATGACCTCGCTCAAGGAGACGCTGTGGCTAACGCTGGAGGATTTGAGGGCTGAGGAGTTCAAGCAGTTGAAATGGCACCTCCAGCAGGCGGACATCATGCACACGATCGTCCCACATGGCGAGGCCTATCGAGCCATCCCCACCACCAGGCTGGAGAAGGCCGACAGGCAAGACACCGTTGATCAGATGGTGCAGATCTACAACCTCCGTGGCGCTCTGGAGGTGACCAGAGGGGTTTTAATCAAGATCAACAGAAATGATCTTGTGCAGCAATTACCAAACATCACCGCAACATCAAAAGCTGCGTGGGAAG TAGATGTTGGTGATGTGGGGATTAGTTCAGAAAACAGAAGAG ATTTGATGGTGCCAGTACCAAAGCCTCCACAACCAATCACATCGTACCAAAAGATGCTCCAGTCTAATCTTCAGAACCGGTTTATATGTGTACACGAAGGACTGTCTGATATGGAGGATAAAAAACTGCTGGATGATATCTATACAGAGCTCTACATCACAGATGGAGGCAACATGCAAATTAACAGGCAACATGAGGTCAGGCAGATTGAGATGGCAGCAAGGCAGCCAGCTAAAATAGAGATATCAGTCAAACCCAGTGACATCTTCAAACACCCGTCCGGAAAATACAGGCCCATAAGGACAGTGCTGACCAATGGGATTGCAGGGATCGGGAAAACCTTTCTTGTGCAAAAGTTCATCCTCGATTGGGCTGAAGGAAGAAACAATCAGGATGTGCATCTCATATTCCCCTTCACCTTCCGCCAGCTCAATCTACTGAAGGGAAAAAGGTTTTGTCTTGCCAAACTCATTCACAAATGTATCAGGGAAACCAAAGACATCACAGAGGACGCtcttaattacattttcacaactttACAGACATCTGGAAACACCAACTACGACAAGAGCAAATTTAAACTTCTCTTTGTGTTGGACGGACTAGATGAGAACCGTCTTCAACTCGACTTCACTGCCAAGGAAACAAAGGTTCTTGATGTGACAAATTCGACAGGGGTGGAAGGACTTCTGATGAACCTCATTAAAGGGACTCTGCTTCCGTCTTCGCGCCTCTGGATAACCAcacgacctgcagcagccaatcagatctCCCTAGAGTTAGTTGACATGGTATCAGAGGTGAGAGGCTTCACCGACCCACAGAAGGAGGAGTATTTCACCAAGAAATTCAGCCATCACGGGCATGCTGATAGAATCATCTCCCACATCAGGGCGTCACGGAGCCTTTACATCATGTGCTACATTCCGGTCTTCTGCTGGATCACAGCTACAGTGCTGCAGGACGTGTTGCAAACCAGCGAGGGAGTAGAGCTGCCAAAGACCCTGACTGAGATGTACACGGAATTCCTTGCTTTTCAGATGAAGCAGACAAAAGAGAAATACGGCACAAAAAAGTGCATTCGCTACATTGAGTCACTTGCAAAGCTGGCTTTCCACCAGCTGGAGAAAGGAAACATAATCTTCTACGAGGAGGACCTAAAACATAGCGGCATTGATCTCAGCGAAGCCTCCATGTACTCTGGGGTGTTCACGCAGATCTTTAAGAGGGAGCGCTGGAGGAAGAAGGACAAGGAAAAGGGCAGAATGTTCAGTTTTGTCCATCTGAGCATTCAGGAGTTTCTGGCTGCTTTTTATGTGCAGCTCTCGCTCGTCAACGGCAGCAAAAACGTGATGGCGGAATCACAGGCGGTCTCCAGAAATCTGGGGGGGTTTTTCTGCAAAACATCTGCAACCGAGGTCCACAGGAGTGCCATCGACAAGGCCTTGGCGAGTCCCGAGGGTCACCTGGACTTGTTCCTCCGTTTCCTGTTGGGCCTGTCATTGCAGACCAACAAAGACCTCCTGGCAGACCTGCTTGGACGGAAACCAATGAGCCCAAGCAGTAATCAGGAGACAATCCAGTACATTAAAGAGAAGATTGAGCAGGATCTGTCTCCAGAGAGAAGCATCAACCTGTTCCACTGTCTGAATGAGCTGAATGACCACTCGCTAGTGGAGGATATTCAAGACTACATCAGTTCGGGATGTATCTTTCAAAGATATCTCACTCCTGCCCAGTGGTCAGGGCTGGTCTTCATCCTTCTgtcatcagaaaaaaagcatgACGTGTTTGACCTCAAGAAATACTCTGCCTCGCATGGCGGTCTCCTGAGGCTGCTGCCGGTGTTTCAAGACTCCACAACATACCT gtggtgtcctcctctgtttgtctcATTCAGGCTGAGTGGCTGTAACCTGTCAGACACCAGCTTCAAAGCCCTGGTCTCGGTCCTGACCTCGGAACAGTCGAAGGTGAGAGAGCTGGACCTGAGCAGCAACAACCCCGACGATGTTGGAGTGACGGCGCTCTCCGCCGCCCTGGAGAATCCATGCTGCAGAGTGGAATCGCTCAG GTTAAGTGCCTGCAACCTCTCGGAGGGGAACTGTGACTCTCTGGCCTCAGTCCTCGGGTCTGGGTCCTCCAATCTGCGAGAGCTGGACCTGGGTGACAACAACTTGCAGGATTCCGGAGTGAAGCTTCTCGCTGCCGGACTTGAGAGTCCGCACTGCACGTTGGAATCGCTCCG GCTGAACTTGTGCAAGCTGTCCTCGGTGAGCTGTGAAGCTCTGGCCTCGGTCCTCAGCTCACGGTCATCTTGCCTGAGGCAGCTGGACCTGAGTAACAATGACCTGCTGGATTCAGGAGTTAAACTGCTCGCTGCCGGACTGGCGAATCCACGATGCCGACTGGAAACACTCAG gCTGTCAGGCTGTCTGGTCACAGAGGAAGGCTGtgcttctctggcctcagctctgagcTCCAACCCCTCCCATCTGAGGGAGCTGGACCTGAGCTACAATCATCCGGGGGTCTCGGGAGCGGCGCCCCTGTCCGCCGGACTGGACGACCCACGGTGGAGGCTGGACACTCTGAA gGTCGACCCCAGCGGAGTGTGCTGGTTGAAATCTGGTCTGAGGAAGT ATGCCGGTGAACTCACACTGGACCTGAACACCGCGCACAGGGACCTCGTGCTGTCCGACGGGAACAGGAGCGTGACCAAGGGCGACGACGAGCAGCCGTATCCAGATGGCCCCGAGAGATTTTGCGACGTGTTTCAGTTGCTGTGCAGAGAGGGTCTCACCGGTCGCCACtactgggaggtggagtggaAAGGACGGGTTTGGATCGGTGCGGCCTACAGCGGAATCAGCAGGAGTGGAAAGGCTGTCCACTGCCTACTCGGAGGGAATGAAAAGTCCTGGTGCCTCGAGTGCACGGATGATGCGTACTATTCTTGGCACAATAAAAGTATAACAAGCATATGGTTCCACCCCCTCGACACCACCAGAGTGGCGGCGTATCTGGACTGGCCCGCGGGCACCCTGTCCTTCTACAGACTCTCCTCTGATACTGTGACTCACCTCTACACCTTCTACTCCACGTTCGACGAGCCTGTCTACCCCGGGTTCTGGATTGGGTTGAATTGCTCAGCGACTCTGTgccagatggaggaggaggcggaggaggaggagttgtcGCCTGTTTGA
- the LOC118288724 gene encoding NACHT, LRR and PYD domains-containing protein 3 isoform X2, with product MTSLKETLWLTLEDLRAEEFKQLKWHLQQADIMHTIVPHGEAYRAIPTTRLEKADRQDTVDQMVQIYNLRGALEVTRGVLIKINRNDLVQQLPNITATSKAAWEDVGDVGISSENRRDLMVPVPKPPQPITSYQKMLQSNLQNRFICVHEGLSDMEDKKLLDDIYTELYITDGGNMQINRQHEVRQIEMAARQPAKIEISVKPSDIFKHPSGKYRPIRTVLTNGIAGIGKTFLVQKFILDWAEGRNNQDVHLIFPFTFRQLNLLKGKRFCLAKLIHKCIRETKDITEDALNYIFTTLQTSGNTNYDKSKFKLLFVLDGLDENRLQLDFTAKETKVLDVTNSTGVEGLLMNLIKGTLLPSSRLWITTRPAAANQISLELVDMVSEVRGFTDPQKEEYFTKKFSHHGHADRIISHIRASRSLYIMCYIPVFCWITATVLQDVLQTSEGVELPKTLTEMYTEFLAFQMKQTKEKYGTKKCIRYIESLAKLAFHQLEKGNIIFYEEDLKHSGIDLSEASMYSGVFTQIFKRERWRKKDKEKGRMFSFVHLSIQEFLAAFYVQLSLVNGSKNVMAESQAVSRNLGGFFCKTSATEVHRSAIDKALASPEGHLDLFLRFLLGLSLQTNKDLLADLLGRKPMSPSSNQETIQYIKEKIEQDLSPERSINLFHCLNELNDHSLVEDIQDYISSGCIFQRYLTPAQWSGLVFILLSSEKKHDVFDLKKYSASHGGLLRLLPVFQDSTTYLWCPPLFVSFRLSGCNLSDTSFKALVSVLTSEQSKVRELDLSSNNPDDVGVTALSAALENPCCRVESLRLSACNLSEGNCDSLASVLGSGSSNLRELDLGDNNLQDSGVKLLAAGLESPHCTLESLRLNLCKLSSVSCEALASVLSSRSSCLRQLDLSNNDLLDSGVKLLAAGLANPRCRLETLRLSGCLVTEEGCASLASALSSNPSHLRELDLSYNHPGVSGAAPLSAGLDDPRWRLDTLKVDPSGVCWLKSGLRKYAGELTLDLNTAHRDLVLSDGNRSVTKGDDEQPYPDGPERFCDVFQLLCREGLTGRHYWEVEWKGRVWIGAAYSGISRSGKAVHCLLGGNEKSWCLECTDDAYYSWHNKSITSIWFHPLDTTRVAAYLDWPAGTLSFYRLSSDTVTHLYTFYSTFDEPVYPGFWIGLNCSATLCQMEEEAEEEELSPV from the exons ATGACCTCGCTCAAGGAGACGCTGTGGCTAACGCTGGAGGATTTGAGGGCTGAGGAGTTCAAGCAGTTGAAATGGCACCTCCAGCAGGCGGACATCATGCACACGATCGTCCCACATGGCGAGGCCTATCGAGCCATCCCCACCACCAGGCTGGAGAAGGCCGACAGGCAAGACACCGTTGATCAGATGGTGCAGATCTACAACCTCCGTGGCGCTCTGGAGGTGACCAGAGGGGTTTTAATCAAGATCAACAGAAATGATCTTGTGCAGCAATTACCAAACATCACCGCAACATCAAAAGCTGCGTGGGAAG ATGTTGGTGATGTGGGGATTAGTTCAGAAAACAGAAGAG ATTTGATGGTGCCAGTACCAAAGCCTCCACAACCAATCACATCGTACCAAAAGATGCTCCAGTCTAATCTTCAGAACCGGTTTATATGTGTACACGAAGGACTGTCTGATATGGAGGATAAAAAACTGCTGGATGATATCTATACAGAGCTCTACATCACAGATGGAGGCAACATGCAAATTAACAGGCAACATGAGGTCAGGCAGATTGAGATGGCAGCAAGGCAGCCAGCTAAAATAGAGATATCAGTCAAACCCAGTGACATCTTCAAACACCCGTCCGGAAAATACAGGCCCATAAGGACAGTGCTGACCAATGGGATTGCAGGGATCGGGAAAACCTTTCTTGTGCAAAAGTTCATCCTCGATTGGGCTGAAGGAAGAAACAATCAGGATGTGCATCTCATATTCCCCTTCACCTTCCGCCAGCTCAATCTACTGAAGGGAAAAAGGTTTTGTCTTGCCAAACTCATTCACAAATGTATCAGGGAAACCAAAGACATCACAGAGGACGCtcttaattacattttcacaactttACAGACATCTGGAAACACCAACTACGACAAGAGCAAATTTAAACTTCTCTTTGTGTTGGACGGACTAGATGAGAACCGTCTTCAACTCGACTTCACTGCCAAGGAAACAAAGGTTCTTGATGTGACAAATTCGACAGGGGTGGAAGGACTTCTGATGAACCTCATTAAAGGGACTCTGCTTCCGTCTTCGCGCCTCTGGATAACCAcacgacctgcagcagccaatcagatctCCCTAGAGTTAGTTGACATGGTATCAGAGGTGAGAGGCTTCACCGACCCACAGAAGGAGGAGTATTTCACCAAGAAATTCAGCCATCACGGGCATGCTGATAGAATCATCTCCCACATCAGGGCGTCACGGAGCCTTTACATCATGTGCTACATTCCGGTCTTCTGCTGGATCACAGCTACAGTGCTGCAGGACGTGTTGCAAACCAGCGAGGGAGTAGAGCTGCCAAAGACCCTGACTGAGATGTACACGGAATTCCTTGCTTTTCAGATGAAGCAGACAAAAGAGAAATACGGCACAAAAAAGTGCATTCGCTACATTGAGTCACTTGCAAAGCTGGCTTTCCACCAGCTGGAGAAAGGAAACATAATCTTCTACGAGGAGGACCTAAAACATAGCGGCATTGATCTCAGCGAAGCCTCCATGTACTCTGGGGTGTTCACGCAGATCTTTAAGAGGGAGCGCTGGAGGAAGAAGGACAAGGAAAAGGGCAGAATGTTCAGTTTTGTCCATCTGAGCATTCAGGAGTTTCTGGCTGCTTTTTATGTGCAGCTCTCGCTCGTCAACGGCAGCAAAAACGTGATGGCGGAATCACAGGCGGTCTCCAGAAATCTGGGGGGGTTTTTCTGCAAAACATCTGCAACCGAGGTCCACAGGAGTGCCATCGACAAGGCCTTGGCGAGTCCCGAGGGTCACCTGGACTTGTTCCTCCGTTTCCTGTTGGGCCTGTCATTGCAGACCAACAAAGACCTCCTGGCAGACCTGCTTGGACGGAAACCAATGAGCCCAAGCAGTAATCAGGAGACAATCCAGTACATTAAAGAGAAGATTGAGCAGGATCTGTCTCCAGAGAGAAGCATCAACCTGTTCCACTGTCTGAATGAGCTGAATGACCACTCGCTAGTGGAGGATATTCAAGACTACATCAGTTCGGGATGTATCTTTCAAAGATATCTCACTCCTGCCCAGTGGTCAGGGCTGGTCTTCATCCTTCTgtcatcagaaaaaaagcatgACGTGTTTGACCTCAAGAAATACTCTGCCTCGCATGGCGGTCTCCTGAGGCTGCTGCCGGTGTTTCAAGACTCCACAACATACCT gtggtgtcctcctctgtttgtctcATTCAGGCTGAGTGGCTGTAACCTGTCAGACACCAGCTTCAAAGCCCTGGTCTCGGTCCTGACCTCGGAACAGTCGAAGGTGAGAGAGCTGGACCTGAGCAGCAACAACCCCGACGATGTTGGAGTGACGGCGCTCTCCGCCGCCCTGGAGAATCCATGCTGCAGAGTGGAATCGCTCAG GTTAAGTGCCTGCAACCTCTCGGAGGGGAACTGTGACTCTCTGGCCTCAGTCCTCGGGTCTGGGTCCTCCAATCTGCGAGAGCTGGACCTGGGTGACAACAACTTGCAGGATTCCGGAGTGAAGCTTCTCGCTGCCGGACTTGAGAGTCCGCACTGCACGTTGGAATCGCTCCG GCTGAACTTGTGCAAGCTGTCCTCGGTGAGCTGTGAAGCTCTGGCCTCGGTCCTCAGCTCACGGTCATCTTGCCTGAGGCAGCTGGACCTGAGTAACAATGACCTGCTGGATTCAGGAGTTAAACTGCTCGCTGCCGGACTGGCGAATCCACGATGCCGACTGGAAACACTCAG gCTGTCAGGCTGTCTGGTCACAGAGGAAGGCTGtgcttctctggcctcagctctgagcTCCAACCCCTCCCATCTGAGGGAGCTGGACCTGAGCTACAATCATCCGGGGGTCTCGGGAGCGGCGCCCCTGTCCGCCGGACTGGACGACCCACGGTGGAGGCTGGACACTCTGAA gGTCGACCCCAGCGGAGTGTGCTGGTTGAAATCTGGTCTGAGGAAGT ATGCCGGTGAACTCACACTGGACCTGAACACCGCGCACAGGGACCTCGTGCTGTCCGACGGGAACAGGAGCGTGACCAAGGGCGACGACGAGCAGCCGTATCCAGATGGCCCCGAGAGATTTTGCGACGTGTTTCAGTTGCTGTGCAGAGAGGGTCTCACCGGTCGCCACtactgggaggtggagtggaAAGGACGGGTTTGGATCGGTGCGGCCTACAGCGGAATCAGCAGGAGTGGAAAGGCTGTCCACTGCCTACTCGGAGGGAATGAAAAGTCCTGGTGCCTCGAGTGCACGGATGATGCGTACTATTCTTGGCACAATAAAAGTATAACAAGCATATGGTTCCACCCCCTCGACACCACCAGAGTGGCGGCGTATCTGGACTGGCCCGCGGGCACCCTGTCCTTCTACAGACTCTCCTCTGATACTGTGACTCACCTCTACACCTTCTACTCCACGTTCGACGAGCCTGTCTACCCCGGGTTCTGGATTGGGTTGAATTGCTCAGCGACTCTGTgccagatggaggaggaggcggaggaggaggagttgtcGCCTGTTTGA
- the LOC118288724 gene encoding NACHT, LRR and PYD domains-containing protein 12 isoform X4: MTSLKETLWLTLEDLRAEEFKQLKWHLQQADIMHTIVPHGEAYRAIPTTRLEKADRQDTVDQMVQIYNLRGALEVTRGVLIKINRNDLVQQLPNITATSKAAWEDLMVPVPKPPQPITSYQKMLQSNLQNRFICVHEGLSDMEDKKLLDDIYTELYITDGGNMQINRQHEVRQIEMAARQPAKIEISVKPSDIFKHPSGKYRPIRTVLTNGIAGIGKTFLVQKFILDWAEGRNNQDVHLIFPFTFRQLNLLKGKRFCLAKLIHKCIRETKDITEDALNYIFTTLQTSGNTNYDKSKFKLLFVLDGLDENRLQLDFTAKETKVLDVTNSTGVEGLLMNLIKGTLLPSSRLWITTRPAAANQISLELVDMVSEVRGFTDPQKEEYFTKKFSHHGHADRIISHIRASRSLYIMCYIPVFCWITATVLQDVLQTSEGVELPKTLTEMYTEFLAFQMKQTKEKYGTKKCIRYIESLAKLAFHQLEKGNIIFYEEDLKHSGIDLSEASMYSGVFTQIFKRERWRKKDKEKGRMFSFVHLSIQEFLAAFYVQLSLVNGSKNVMAESQAVSRNLGGFFCKTSATEVHRSAIDKALASPEGHLDLFLRFLLGLSLQTNKDLLADLLGRKPMSPSSNQETIQYIKEKIEQDLSPERSINLFHCLNELNDHSLVEDIQDYISSGCIFQRYLTPAQWSGLVFILLSSEKKHDVFDLKKYSASHGGLLRLLPVFQDSTTYLWCPPLFVSFRLSGCNLSDTSFKALVSVLTSEQSKVRELDLSSNNPDDVGVTALSAALENPCCRVESLRLSACNLSEGNCDSLASVLGSGSSNLRELDLGDNNLQDSGVKLLAAGLESPHCTLESLRLNLCKLSSVSCEALASVLSSRSSCLRQLDLSNNDLLDSGVKLLAAGLANPRCRLETLRLSGCLVTEEGCASLASALSSNPSHLRELDLSYNHPGVSGAAPLSAGLDDPRWRLDTLKVDPSGVCWLKSGLRKYAGELTLDLNTAHRDLVLSDGNRSVTKGDDEQPYPDGPERFCDVFQLLCREGLTGRHYWEVEWKGRVWIGAAYSGISRSGKAVHCLLGGNEKSWCLECTDDAYYSWHNKSITSIWFHPLDTTRVAAYLDWPAGTLSFYRLSSDTVTHLYTFYSTFDEPVYPGFWIGLNCSATLCQMEEEAEEEELSPV, from the exons ATGACCTCGCTCAAGGAGACGCTGTGGCTAACGCTGGAGGATTTGAGGGCTGAGGAGTTCAAGCAGTTGAAATGGCACCTCCAGCAGGCGGACATCATGCACACGATCGTCCCACATGGCGAGGCCTATCGAGCCATCCCCACCACCAGGCTGGAGAAGGCCGACAGGCAAGACACCGTTGATCAGATGGTGCAGATCTACAACCTCCGTGGCGCTCTGGAGGTGACCAGAGGGGTTTTAATCAAGATCAACAGAAATGATCTTGTGCAGCAATTACCAAACATCACCGCAACATCAAAAGCTGCGTGGGAAG ATTTGATGGTGCCAGTACCAAAGCCTCCACAACCAATCACATCGTACCAAAAGATGCTCCAGTCTAATCTTCAGAACCGGTTTATATGTGTACACGAAGGACTGTCTGATATGGAGGATAAAAAACTGCTGGATGATATCTATACAGAGCTCTACATCACAGATGGAGGCAACATGCAAATTAACAGGCAACATGAGGTCAGGCAGATTGAGATGGCAGCAAGGCAGCCAGCTAAAATAGAGATATCAGTCAAACCCAGTGACATCTTCAAACACCCGTCCGGAAAATACAGGCCCATAAGGACAGTGCTGACCAATGGGATTGCAGGGATCGGGAAAACCTTTCTTGTGCAAAAGTTCATCCTCGATTGGGCTGAAGGAAGAAACAATCAGGATGTGCATCTCATATTCCCCTTCACCTTCCGCCAGCTCAATCTACTGAAGGGAAAAAGGTTTTGTCTTGCCAAACTCATTCACAAATGTATCAGGGAAACCAAAGACATCACAGAGGACGCtcttaattacattttcacaactttACAGACATCTGGAAACACCAACTACGACAAGAGCAAATTTAAACTTCTCTTTGTGTTGGACGGACTAGATGAGAACCGTCTTCAACTCGACTTCACTGCCAAGGAAACAAAGGTTCTTGATGTGACAAATTCGACAGGGGTGGAAGGACTTCTGATGAACCTCATTAAAGGGACTCTGCTTCCGTCTTCGCGCCTCTGGATAACCAcacgacctgcagcagccaatcagatctCCCTAGAGTTAGTTGACATGGTATCAGAGGTGAGAGGCTTCACCGACCCACAGAAGGAGGAGTATTTCACCAAGAAATTCAGCCATCACGGGCATGCTGATAGAATCATCTCCCACATCAGGGCGTCACGGAGCCTTTACATCATGTGCTACATTCCGGTCTTCTGCTGGATCACAGCTACAGTGCTGCAGGACGTGTTGCAAACCAGCGAGGGAGTAGAGCTGCCAAAGACCCTGACTGAGATGTACACGGAATTCCTTGCTTTTCAGATGAAGCAGACAAAAGAGAAATACGGCACAAAAAAGTGCATTCGCTACATTGAGTCACTTGCAAAGCTGGCTTTCCACCAGCTGGAGAAAGGAAACATAATCTTCTACGAGGAGGACCTAAAACATAGCGGCATTGATCTCAGCGAAGCCTCCATGTACTCTGGGGTGTTCACGCAGATCTTTAAGAGGGAGCGCTGGAGGAAGAAGGACAAGGAAAAGGGCAGAATGTTCAGTTTTGTCCATCTGAGCATTCAGGAGTTTCTGGCTGCTTTTTATGTGCAGCTCTCGCTCGTCAACGGCAGCAAAAACGTGATGGCGGAATCACAGGCGGTCTCCAGAAATCTGGGGGGGTTTTTCTGCAAAACATCTGCAACCGAGGTCCACAGGAGTGCCATCGACAAGGCCTTGGCGAGTCCCGAGGGTCACCTGGACTTGTTCCTCCGTTTCCTGTTGGGCCTGTCATTGCAGACCAACAAAGACCTCCTGGCAGACCTGCTTGGACGGAAACCAATGAGCCCAAGCAGTAATCAGGAGACAATCCAGTACATTAAAGAGAAGATTGAGCAGGATCTGTCTCCAGAGAGAAGCATCAACCTGTTCCACTGTCTGAATGAGCTGAATGACCACTCGCTAGTGGAGGATATTCAAGACTACATCAGTTCGGGATGTATCTTTCAAAGATATCTCACTCCTGCCCAGTGGTCAGGGCTGGTCTTCATCCTTCTgtcatcagaaaaaaagcatgACGTGTTTGACCTCAAGAAATACTCTGCCTCGCATGGCGGTCTCCTGAGGCTGCTGCCGGTGTTTCAAGACTCCACAACATACCT gtggtgtcctcctctgtttgtctcATTCAGGCTGAGTGGCTGTAACCTGTCAGACACCAGCTTCAAAGCCCTGGTCTCGGTCCTGACCTCGGAACAGTCGAAGGTGAGAGAGCTGGACCTGAGCAGCAACAACCCCGACGATGTTGGAGTGACGGCGCTCTCCGCCGCCCTGGAGAATCCATGCTGCAGAGTGGAATCGCTCAG GTTAAGTGCCTGCAACCTCTCGGAGGGGAACTGTGACTCTCTGGCCTCAGTCCTCGGGTCTGGGTCCTCCAATCTGCGAGAGCTGGACCTGGGTGACAACAACTTGCAGGATTCCGGAGTGAAGCTTCTCGCTGCCGGACTTGAGAGTCCGCACTGCACGTTGGAATCGCTCCG GCTGAACTTGTGCAAGCTGTCCTCGGTGAGCTGTGAAGCTCTGGCCTCGGTCCTCAGCTCACGGTCATCTTGCCTGAGGCAGCTGGACCTGAGTAACAATGACCTGCTGGATTCAGGAGTTAAACTGCTCGCTGCCGGACTGGCGAATCCACGATGCCGACTGGAAACACTCAG gCTGTCAGGCTGTCTGGTCACAGAGGAAGGCTGtgcttctctggcctcagctctgagcTCCAACCCCTCCCATCTGAGGGAGCTGGACCTGAGCTACAATCATCCGGGGGTCTCGGGAGCGGCGCCCCTGTCCGCCGGACTGGACGACCCACGGTGGAGGCTGGACACTCTGAA gGTCGACCCCAGCGGAGTGTGCTGGTTGAAATCTGGTCTGAGGAAGT ATGCCGGTGAACTCACACTGGACCTGAACACCGCGCACAGGGACCTCGTGCTGTCCGACGGGAACAGGAGCGTGACCAAGGGCGACGACGAGCAGCCGTATCCAGATGGCCCCGAGAGATTTTGCGACGTGTTTCAGTTGCTGTGCAGAGAGGGTCTCACCGGTCGCCACtactgggaggtggagtggaAAGGACGGGTTTGGATCGGTGCGGCCTACAGCGGAATCAGCAGGAGTGGAAAGGCTGTCCACTGCCTACTCGGAGGGAATGAAAAGTCCTGGTGCCTCGAGTGCACGGATGATGCGTACTATTCTTGGCACAATAAAAGTATAACAAGCATATGGTTCCACCCCCTCGACACCACCAGAGTGGCGGCGTATCTGGACTGGCCCGCGGGCACCCTGTCCTTCTACAGACTCTCCTCTGATACTGTGACTCACCTCTACACCTTCTACTCCACGTTCGACGAGCCTGTCTACCCCGGGTTCTGGATTGGGTTGAATTGCTCAGCGACTCTGTgccagatggaggaggaggcggaggaggaggagttgtcGCCTGTTTGA